A portion of the Acidisarcina polymorpha genome contains these proteins:
- a CDS encoding VOC family protein, whose translation MRVLQQAIRIYTERNQWETAIQFYEVLLGVQCERRVHIAETNVEAAKVGGVLILAADQEILDELRLVNAVYYVDSLDESFSWLKTKGAEILHEPQTVTGGRNLTARHPDGLVVEYFEPAKKKENA comes from the coding sequence ATGCGGGTTCTGCAGCAAGCGATACGTATCTACACCGAGCGAAACCAGTGGGAGACAGCGATTCAGTTTTATGAAGTCCTTCTAGGAGTTCAATGCGAACGACGAGTGCACATCGCCGAGACGAACGTAGAGGCGGCAAAGGTAGGGGGCGTCCTTATCCTTGCTGCCGATCAAGAGATTCTCGACGAGCTACGCCTTGTGAACGCTGTCTACTACGTCGATTCGCTCGATGAAAGCTTTAGTTGGCTCAAAACGAAGGGGGCGGAGATTCTTCACGAACCGCAGACCGTCACTGGCGGAAGAAACCTGACGGCCCGCCACCCGGACGGGCTGGTTGTCGAATATTTCGAACCTGCCAAGAAAAAGGAGAACGCATGA
- a CDS encoding helix-turn-helix domain-containing protein, giving the protein MAECRHHQVANSIVPAQKRKLFLIHDASRRPSRLAMVHRAGANALLPGPAWVEQDGKRVRIRLLDPGAESFITDETSEEATVAPACVPPAQLAEDGLSPSQFRRVLAFIGDRLSRNLTLSELAREAGLSAAYFSQRFKCSTGTSPHQYLLRLRICKAKTLLEESESPIIDIAAECGFQTQQHFARIFRRLMRTTPTEYRRQRQRSDYASVAPSLLDRRHILSQNYRPPVGSGLLKSGSLDTLPGSAVHP; this is encoded by the coding sequence ATGGCCGAATGCAGACATCACCAGGTCGCCAATTCCATTGTGCCGGCCCAGAAGAGAAAGCTCTTCCTGATACACGACGCCTCGCGCAGACCGTCGCGGCTTGCGATGGTGCATCGCGCCGGCGCGAACGCTTTGCTTCCAGGACCGGCTTGGGTCGAGCAGGATGGAAAACGTGTACGCATTCGCCTTCTCGACCCCGGCGCCGAATCATTCATTACCGACGAGACCAGTGAAGAAGCAACGGTCGCTCCAGCTTGCGTTCCTCCTGCTCAGCTAGCAGAAGACGGCCTCTCTCCATCGCAATTTCGCCGTGTACTCGCCTTCATCGGCGATCGCCTGAGCCGCAACCTCACACTGTCCGAATTAGCCCGCGAGGCAGGCTTGAGTGCCGCGTACTTCTCGCAGAGATTCAAATGTTCGACCGGTACGTCACCTCACCAGTACTTGTTGCGGCTCCGAATCTGCAAGGCGAAGACTCTCCTCGAAGAATCAGAGTCTCCCATTATCGATATCGCTGCCGAATGCGGATTTCAAACGCAGCAACACTTCGCCAGGATCTTCAGGCGGCTCATGCGCACCACCCCTACCGAATACCGGCGTCAGCGCCAGCGGTCTGACTACGCTTCGGTGGCTCCTTCCTTGCTTGATCGCCGCCACATCCTTTCCCAAAACTATCGACCGCCTGTTGGAAGCGGGCTGCTGAAAAGCGGAAGTTTGGACACGCTACCGGGAAGCGCCGTCCATCCATAG
- a CDS encoding zinc-binding dehydrogenase: MGASRVVAAGRSKETLDKLAKAGGERVIPVVLTGDVTKDTEALRSAANGGAHLAFDQVGNAKDPNSTLAALGSLYRWGRIVLMGSSAVPIPINYLRMMFNNWEIIGNFMHPQGAYLPLLSLVRSGQLDLKPIQPKVFSLPDLEPAMEYAGKAGSLELTVVTSSN; the protein is encoded by the coding sequence ATGGGGGCGAGTCGCGTGGTCGCGGCTGGCCGCAGCAAGGAAACGCTCGATAAGCTAGCCAAGGCTGGAGGTGAACGAGTGATTCCCGTTGTCCTCACTGGCGATGTGACGAAGGACACCGAGGCTTTGCGAAGCGCTGCCAACGGCGGCGCCCATTTAGCTTTCGATCAAGTAGGAAACGCCAAGGACCCTAATTCAACGCTAGCGGCCCTTGGTTCACTTTATCGCTGGGGGCGCATCGTCCTCATGGGCAGCAGCGCCGTTCCTATTCCGATCAACTATCTCCGGATGATGTTTAACAACTGGGAGATCATCGGAAACTTCATGCACCCCCAAGGGGCGTACCTGCCCCTTCTGTCGTTGGTTCGATCCGGCCAACTAGACCTGAAGCCGATCCAACCAAAAGTCTTCTCGTTGCCCGACCTGGAACCCGCAATGGAGTACGCAGGCAAAGCAGGCAGCTTGGAATTGACCGTCGTGACTTCCAGCAACTAG
- a CDS encoding nuclear transport factor 2 family protein: protein MDYSAAGGTKGSYHDLAKWIRGDGTIPSSMSGFSNWQHMLRLPIVTLTGDPARARTDFFATHRGKKENDFNVHYNASGAFHDQLIRTSEGWRIQVRRLQIYFGDPLQIAKIG from the coding sequence ATAGACTATAGTGCCGCAGGCGGAACGAAGGGTTCCTACCATGACCTCGCCAAGTGGATACGCGGAGACGGGACAATACCTAGCAGCATGAGCGGATTTTCGAATTGGCAACATATGTTGAGACTGCCAATCGTGACTCTCACAGGGGATCCCGCGAGGGCGCGGACCGACTTTTTTGCGACGCACCGCGGCAAGAAGGAGAACGATTTTAACGTTCACTACAACGCCTCCGGCGCCTTCCACGACCAACTCATTCGCACTTCAGAAGGCTGGCGCATCCAGGTCCGCCGCCTTCAAATCTACTTCGGCGATCCTTTGCAGATTGCAAAGATTGGCTAG
- a CDS encoding AEC family transporter gives MAGLCGVLVPLFFVLLLGYLAGKAHSFSGDQVSGLSKLAPGFALPASLFTPDTLLLRLGPQLQGLDRQVGLRCFA, from the coding sequence ATCGCCGGGTTATGTGGTGTTCTTGTCCCATTATTCTTTGTCTTACTTCTCGGCTACCTCGCCGGTAAGGCCCACTCCTTCAGTGGAGATCAGGTGTCCGGGCTTAGCAAGTTGGCGCCCGGCTTTGCTCTTCCTGCGTCGCTCTTCACTCCTGACACCCTGTTGCTGAGATTGGGGCCACAACTCCAAGGCCTCGACAGGCAAGTAGGCTTGCGTTGTTTCGCCTAG
- a CDS encoding alcohol dehydrogenase catalytic domain-containing protein: MMKSWKIDRLGGKLSFVDVPIPEVRPGSVLVRVQSQALMSYLKPYVEGKLPAYRAPEDFTPGGNAIGTVEGVGADVWHLKKGQKVVTSSHLVARENVPEPGQILIGVTSPGGIGDALQGSWKDGTLAEYVLLPAQVVTPIEGLDHYDFPQLTAITRCIVPFGGLTRGRLQAGETGGERCQWCLRERGNSRRPCNGGESRGRGWPQQGNAR, from the coding sequence ATGATGAAGTCGTGGAAGATTGACCGCTTGGGCGGCAAACTCAGTTTCGTTGACGTTCCTATTCCGGAAGTTCGTCCTGGAAGTGTGCTGGTTCGTGTTCAGTCGCAAGCTCTCATGTCCTATCTGAAGCCATACGTGGAGGGCAAGCTGCCGGCCTACCGCGCGCCTGAAGATTTCACCCCGGGTGGTAACGCGATCGGAACGGTCGAGGGTGTCGGTGCGGATGTCTGGCACCTCAAGAAGGGCCAGAAAGTAGTGACGTCGAGTCACCTTGTCGCACGGGAGAATGTACCCGAGCCAGGGCAAATTTTGATCGGAGTAACTTCTCCGGGAGGTATCGGAGATGCCCTCCAAGGCTCTTGGAAGGACGGGACTCTTGCGGAGTACGTTCTCTTGCCCGCTCAGGTCGTCACGCCAATCGAGGGGCTCGACCACTATGACTTCCCGCAACTGACTGCCATCACCCGCTGCATCGTTCCGTTCGGAGGATTGACACGGGGAAGACTCCAAGCGGGAGAGACGGGTGGTGAACGGTGCCAGTGGTGCTTACGGGAGCGCGGCAACTCTCGTCGCCCTTGCAATGGGGGCGAGTCGCGTGGTCGCGGCTGGCCGCAGCAAGGAAACGCTCGATAA
- a CDS encoding SDR family oxidoreductase: protein MRRLSGKTALITGGNSGIGLATAKLMAQEGAKVFITGRRQEALTSALNEIGPLGVGIQGDVSKVADLTRLAAELTAQKVKLDILFANAGAGTVLPIADVTEEHYYQIFDTNVKGVVFTVQKLLPTMNDGGSIILNSSITESKGMEAFSMYSASKAAVRNFARGWANDLKPRKIRVNAISPGVVITPGYNGLGMNDDQIKEYAAQSSANTPAGRTGQPEEIAKAVLFLASDDSSFVNAENLTVDGGFSLV from the coding sequence ATGAGACGACTCAGTGGTAAAACGGCTTTGATTACAGGCGGCAATAGCGGAATCGGACTCGCAACGGCCAAGCTGATGGCGCAGGAGGGTGCGAAGGTCTTTATTACGGGACGCCGGCAAGAAGCTCTCACCAGTGCTCTGAATGAGATCGGCCCACTTGGTGTTGGAATCCAAGGGGACGTATCTAAGGTTGCCGACCTCACCCGCCTCGCTGCTGAACTGACGGCACAGAAGGTAAAGCTGGACATTCTCTTTGCGAATGCGGGTGCAGGAACAGTGCTTCCCATTGCAGATGTAACAGAAGAGCACTACTACCAGATCTTCGACACAAACGTGAAGGGAGTCGTCTTCACAGTTCAAAAGTTGTTGCCGACCATGAACGACGGCGGTTCGATCATCCTCAACTCATCCATTACCGAGAGCAAAGGCATGGAAGCCTTCAGCATGTATTCCGCATCGAAGGCCGCTGTGCGGAATTTTGCTCGAGGATGGGCTAACGATCTCAAGCCCCGAAAGATACGGGTCAACGCGATCAGCCCGGGTGTCGTGATCACCCCTGGTTACAACGGACTGGGCATGAACGACGATCAGATCAAAGAGTATGCCGCGCAATCCTCCGCGAATACGCCGGCAGGACGTACAGGACAGCCCGAGGAGATCGCCAAAGCCGTGCTGTTCTTGGCATCCGACGATAGCAGTTTTGTGAACGCAGAGAACCTCACTGTCGACGGCGGTTTCTCGCTGGTCTAG
- a CDS encoding NAD(P)/FAD-dependent oxidoreductase: MGAAGLNEVSPVIWREPTELELNHSYWMGSQPPQNPPLSVNLTVDVAVIGGGLTGLSTAYFIRSVSPHKEVVVLEGRGCGNGASGRNGAMVLTMTEDRYLNFSSDPAMDKKIYDLTAQNLQTLSKLSVETGIDCELETKGALQVLLSSQDVREAKDYVQRAQSLGMPVELWDKQKIVDALGTDVYEGGFFDPGGGQVNPMKLVHVFKVAAESAGAKIFENTMVGKIEEGSEHLIYTTAGHTVRAKALVLATNAFTSRLGFFRNAVAPIREYVAMTRRFTDQELIDIGWRLRVPFNDSRTEVFYLGVTQDNRIHIGGGSPGYSFNNGHLDPAAVGSHSARLQRELVRIYPKLSGIGFEATWDGVVDWSLNESPSVGCSGKYRNIFHGLGYSGHGVNLASVFGRIIADLDAGRGDRWKEYPFVNANLDYIPNEPIRWFAVRAGLAWYNLIDS, translated from the coding sequence ATGGGTGCTGCAGGCCTCAATGAGGTCTCACCGGTGATCTGGAGGGAACCGACTGAACTCGAGCTTAATCATAGCTACTGGATGGGAAGCCAGCCGCCGCAAAATCCTCCCCTCTCTGTAAACCTCACGGTGGATGTGGCAGTCATCGGAGGCGGCCTTACAGGGCTTTCCACAGCCTATTTTATCCGTAGTGTTTCACCCCACAAGGAGGTTGTCGTTCTGGAAGGCAGAGGGTGCGGCAATGGAGCCTCGGGGCGTAACGGTGCGATGGTGCTCACAATGACCGAGGATCGCTACCTCAATTTTAGTTCAGATCCGGCGATGGACAAGAAGATATACGATCTGACCGCTCAGAATCTACAGACACTGTCAAAACTTAGTGTGGAGACAGGGATAGATTGCGAGCTGGAAACGAAGGGAGCACTCCAGGTCCTCCTCAGTTCTCAAGATGTGAGAGAAGCCAAAGACTACGTGCAACGAGCACAATCACTGGGAATGCCAGTTGAATTGTGGGACAAACAGAAGATCGTCGATGCCCTTGGTACTGATGTTTATGAAGGTGGATTTTTCGATCCAGGCGGTGGTCAAGTCAATCCTATGAAGTTAGTCCATGTCTTTAAGGTTGCAGCGGAGTCGGCCGGCGCAAAGATCTTTGAGAACACGATGGTGGGAAAGATTGAAGAGGGGTCAGAACATCTGATTTATACAACTGCCGGACACACAGTTAGAGCAAAGGCGCTGGTGCTCGCGACCAACGCCTTCACTTCAAGGTTGGGTTTCTTTCGAAATGCCGTTGCGCCAATCCGTGAATACGTGGCCATGACGAGGCGCTTCACGGATCAGGAATTGATTGATATTGGATGGAGACTGCGCGTTCCGTTCAACGACAGCAGGACGGAGGTGTTCTACCTCGGGGTAACGCAAGACAATCGCATTCATATCGGCGGCGGAAGCCCCGGATATTCTTTCAACAATGGGCATTTGGATCCTGCTGCTGTTGGCTCCCACTCGGCGCGACTTCAGCGTGAACTGGTTCGTATCTATCCCAAGCTCTCCGGTATCGGATTCGAAGCAACTTGGGATGGTGTCGTCGATTGGTCTCTGAATGAGTCTCCTTCCGTAGGATGTTCCGGCAAATATCGAAATATCTTTCATGGGCTTGGCTACAGCGGCCATGGGGTGAATCTCGCTTCGGTATTTGGAAGAATCATCGCTGATCTCGATGCCGGACGTGGCGACCGATGGAAGGAATATCCGTTCGTTAATGCGAATCTGGACTACATTCCAAACGAACCTATCCGCTGGTTCGCAGTTCGAGCCGGCTTGGCTTGGTACAACCTGATCGACTCCTGA